The genomic segment CATCGTGCCAATGATGCCGGTGAGCGGTGCAAAGACGCCCATCACGGCGCAGCGCGGCTCGTCGGCTTCGCCTGTTTCCGGGAACAGGCAGTTGTAGCAGGGGCCGTCGCCACGACGGCTGTCAAAGGCGGCGAACTGGCCGGCGAAGCGGATCGCAGCACCCGACACCAGTGGTTTGCGATGACTGACACAGGCCCGATTGACGGCGTGTCGCGTGGCAAAGTTGTCGCTGCAGTCGAGCACGACGTCGGCGTCGGCGACCAGTGCTGCCAGTGACTCGCCGCTGACGCGGTGGGGTACCGCTTCGACCAGGACTTCGGGGTTGATCCCGTGCAGTGCCGTCTGGCCGGAGGCAACCTTGCTCTGGCCGAGGCGCTCTTCGCTGTGCAGAAT from the Accumulibacter sp. genome contains:
- a CDS encoding HesA/MoeB/ThiF family protein, with amino-acid sequence MNDRQLLRYSRHILLDEIGIAGQQRLVDASALIIGAGGLGSPAAIYLASAGVGRITLADGDTVDLTNLQRQILHSEERLGQSKVASGQTALHGINPEVLVEAVPHRVSGESLAALVADADVVLDCSDNFATRHAVNRACVSHRKPLVSGAAIRFAGQFAAFDSRRGDGPCYNCLFPETGEADEPRCAVMGVFAPLTGIIGTMQAAEALKLIAGAGEVTLGRLWLLDGLTLEWRSVRFGRDPRCAVCAPSTLS